One genomic region from Yersinia canariae encodes:
- a CDS encoding class I SAM-dependent methyltransferase translates to MAQNIYDNQDFFSGYAKLSRSVDGLDGAPEWSAICKILPPLAGRKVVDLGCGYGWFCQYARLQGAAEVLGIDVSERMLNRAKEMTADEGITYRQEDLENTKLPQQMYHLAYSSLALHYIKALPELLTTIYNALLPGGNFIFSAEHPIYTAPKQPGWLIADDGQKSWPVNSYQAEGERVTNWLAEGVIKQHRTLGTYINLLIEHGFIIRYLEEWGPAAQQITDCPALDEEKERPMIFLLSAQKPA, encoded by the coding sequence ATGGCTCAGAATATTTATGATAATCAGGATTTTTTTTCAGGCTACGCCAAACTTAGCCGTTCAGTCGATGGATTAGATGGTGCTCCGGAGTGGTCAGCTATCTGTAAAATCCTGCCACCACTGGCTGGACGTAAAGTTGTCGACTTAGGTTGTGGCTATGGTTGGTTTTGCCAATATGCACGTTTACAAGGCGCGGCTGAAGTTTTAGGCATTGATGTTTCCGAGAGAATGTTAAATCGCGCTAAAGAAATGACTGCTGACGAAGGCATTACTTATCGCCAAGAAGATTTGGAAAATACCAAACTACCACAGCAGATGTATCATTTAGCATACAGTTCTCTAGCATTACATTACATCAAAGCGCTTCCAGAGTTGCTGACTACAATTTATAACGCCTTGCTTCCGGGGGGAAATTTCATTTTTTCTGCAGAACATCCTATCTACACCGCGCCTAAGCAACCCGGTTGGTTAATTGCAGATGATGGGCAAAAATCATGGCCAGTAAATAGCTATCAGGCTGAAGGTGAGCGAGTCACAAACTGGTTAGCTGAAGGTGTAATTAAGCAACATAGAACGTTAGGAACTTATATTAATCTTTTAATCGAACATGGTTTCATTATTAGATATTTAGAGGAGTGGGGCCCAGCAGCACAGCAAATTACAGATTGTCCTGCGCTGGATGAGGAAAAAGAACGTCCAATGATATTCTTACTCTCTGCTCAAAAACCTGCCTAG